The genomic interval TTTTTTCAACGCATTATTGggttggaaaaaaaaaagcactAAATGTGCTGGTACACTTTTATCGACGCAAAAGTGCGTCGATAAAAGCTACCTTCGAATCTCTGTCGGTAAAACAACTTTTGCCAACGCAATTGACTTTTGTGCCAGCAAAAATGATTTGTACCAGCGCTAATATGCGTCAGGGAAAACTAAACGCCGATGTAAACTATGATcctgaatttatttttcgacaACTAAAACAACTTTTACCACTTCTTAATGAAATTGATTTGCACTGTTCTTTGGCCTTTACATCACTATGTCAGATGAATTCTATTGAGCTTGTTGTGCCATAAAATCAAACTTTTCAATTGATCCATCTAAGTCTCAAAACTTCAGATTAATGCCATAGTTTCATTGATAAAAAACATCAAGGTGAATTTCATTCTTTGGTTCTACATGCTACAGAAATTGTGGTTGTTGAGGCCCAAATCTTTGTGGAGGGAAGCcttgttgttattgttgttgttagttAGCTAATTTCCCTTGATAATGAGGTCAACGACCCCCTTGATTGTataagtaattatttttattgtgggGATAGTTTTTAATAGCTTGAGCTTGCCCTATTGGCAAACTGTTAATAATAACATGACACCTATCATAAGAGTGTGACCTTCTAAATAACTCACTAGTCACAAGAGCATGTTGAACTTGAGCTATCATAATCTTGGTCAAAGTTTCTACTTAGCTAGTCAACTTTGTGATAGCATCAAATTCATGTAAACCTGCCACTTTCTTCGAGTGGCTTCTCTCACTTGGTCATTGTTGATTATTCATGACAATCTCTTCAAGTAACTCATATGCCTCGTTAGCACTTTTCCTTATAAAGACCCTGTCAGAAGCGGCATCTATGAGTGTTCGAGTATTACTAGTCAACCCTTGGTAGAAGTTGAGGACTTGCATCTACTTCTCAATCCCGTGATAAGGAGACATTCTGATCAGGTTTTTGAATCTCTTCCAGACTTTATAAAGAGACTCATTTTCATGCTGGACAATATTGTTGATTTTTGATCTCAACCTGACAAATTTGGGTAGAGGAAAGGAACTTCGGGCCCAGATCCTCCCAAGTATTGATTAAGTCAGGTGGCAAAGACAGTAACCAACTCTTCACGAGATCCCTCAGTAAGAATGGGAACAACCTCAAGCAAATAGCATCGTCGTTAACTTTATTTATCTTGAATGTTTGACAAAGCTCCACGAAGTTAGCTAAATGCATGTTGAGATCTTTTGACAACATTCCCCCAAACTGGACTGTGAAATTGAACCATTTGCAATATGGCCGACTTGATTTCAAAGTTGTTGCTTCTATGGCAGGTGGTCTTATAAAAGATCGAACCCCCATCAAATTCGATAATATGTAGTCCCTACGGCAACAATCATGTGGATTATGACCGTTAACCTGGTCTGCTATGACACCATATTATTGTCGTTATTAGCCATAACTACTTCTTGTTCAACCCTTTCAATAGCTCTTCCTAACCTCTTGTTTCTTCTATTTTGTCTGCAGGTCTTCTCAATCTCAGAATCAACAAGCACTCTTGCACTTGGTCCTTGACGTCGCATAAACTACAAGTACCTGAAATTAGATAAGAAGAATTGAATAAAAGCATGTTAGGGCTTTCAATTTCTATTGCATCTATTGATTATGGTTTAACATGATTCTATTCATATTACCaaattctatgcaatagcagatTTACttaggtaatttatagtcttctcaaatATATAAACCTCTATTACATGTaaattttctactctcgtgataaattaaacatCTAAAAAGCATTAAACAcaaaaaccctataagctatccaaaccatataggtactctcgtcttatatcaaaatttagttatatttcactacagcataattgacactcacttctcagattttgtatcaaaatcatagacaattAATTAATGGTCAAGCAACTAAAAGAAATTAATcacgaatgaaatagaatacataaaaattgagaaaaaattaaatcatattaaaaccaaaaatcaatgtcaaacaatatccatctaaaccCTAATGAACTAtttagctactcatgttcaTCGTAGCAATTCCACACATATTAATTTagaatagaaaaagaaaagaatgctGAAAAGTGAAAACCCTGGTGAGAAAGCCTTCAATATCAATTTTGCTTTCTAAAATTCGTACTCCTTGATTGCTTCCAATTAAGAGTTTATGAGTTTTTTGAGCTCTCAAAACGTCTTCAAAACACTAATAATCATGTGTTTATATAGGCTAATAGAGTTACCTAAAAGatactaaaaagatttaaaatttaaatctaaaaaaaaaaaaattgcaactcTACTTAAAAGCTATCTTTTTTCTCGCtatctttttatcttttttttttagaaatttcctACTGCGACGACTGAtagccataactctctcgatattactcggaattagacgattcaagatgttccgaaaagttaaaagagagatctagaacttttatatTTTGACTTTTCTAAAATCTGATCAAAACATAGTTgaatttagatttaaaatttcaattttattttcttgcacaattttctaCTCATTTTCGACCACTTATTTCCATTATTCTCTACTGTTCTAAATTATATAAGGGGTACAAAAGTGATTACATTAAAGAGACATTACAaaatattcaaaatcaaatcaaataataaaactgTAACAGTGATTCTATTACGAACAGAAGAGTCCATAAAACTCAAAACTGTCTAGCTCAACTAACTGTAGGGTGAGTGAGGAGGAACCACTACCAAACAATTCTGCAAAATGACAAAAGTCGAGGGCCACATAAGAGAGAAAGGGAATCATATTGACTATTGAGTGTTGAATGAAGCCTCTAAAGATTAGAAATGTTGTGTTTAACATGAAGTGGACAACAGTATGTTGTACGTTCATTAAAGTTAACCACCCATGTGATTGGAAGGGTAAGAAACAGTTGGTGGTAGTTAGAAGGACAACTCTACAGCAATGGCTCTATCAATGACCTTAACTAGTTCAAACTAAACCACAACatatcaacaacaacaaaagtTAGCTTAAAGGCAGTCCATTGTATTAAaaagaagaaacaaaaaaacagtataaattGTAACCCAAAATTTCTTCAGAAGATGCAGGCAGATGTGAGTTTGGAAGAAGCCTTTGCTTTCAAGGTTTACattagttaatttttacaaGCAGAGAAGCTCTTGTAGTTGTAGTGGAGAACTGTATCAGAATCAGGATGGACAAGCTCAAAACAAGGAAAGTTAGTCCTTCTcaagtttttttcttcttttaaataTATCATTTTCCATAAACTTTCTTTTAATCTTTCCGACTTTCTGTGCCATCATCACGATTGCTTCCTTCGAACAGGCAGTTTCATTAGTTTATATCCTAGTTTAGAGTGTTTGGTATTCACCGAGAGCCTGATGAAGCCCGAGGTTTCCCCTTCCCGGAGTTGAGGTGCTGGGTAACAAATATGACACCCATTACAAGTATAAGACAACCAACCAGTGTGCTGAAGAAGAGAGCGCCTGGTTGCCTGGTCTGGACAAAACCATAAACTCCGGTGGAGGTCACTAGAATAAGGTCGGTCAGCCCATCATTTGAGAAGTCGTCGCAGACAATTGCATGTGTAGGGGGTGCCGGGAGGTCTATCGATGCTAAAATACTTCCTCCAGGAGAAATGACTACAGCCTCTTGTTCTCCTCCTGCAAGGATAACTTGTCTATTATCATGAACACGCAAGGAAAATGCTTTAAGCGTTGGGATGACTGTACCAGCTTCCATCATCCCGGAGGGAGATGGAAGATTTGACCAAGTAGCAGCTGTTGAAAGGTGCCACTGCCAATCAGCACCATGTCCGTGCAAACCTGGGGCGTATGATGTTACCTGAGAAAAGGCACAACAATTACTAAACAAGCCATCCAAACAAAAAAGTGACCTCTATACACAAACGGCGAACCATAACTAACTAGGAAGCTCATATGTAAGGTAACGAAAGACAAGCACATACCTCTCCTCGATTTGTCAAAAATACAACATCACCATGACTTCCCTTGCGATGCCTATGGCCATCATCTCTTGGTATGAGAATGGGTGTTGCTACCTCCAAAGAGGCTAAATCTTGATTTCGACCAATGTGCCTACTAAATTCTGCATGCTGGAATAAGTTAAAAGGAGAATGATGACATATAGAGGCATTGAAAAGCTGTTCTCGCACTGGCACACCAGAGGTTGCAACAGCCCAACAAGGCCGAAGCACTTCCATAGATCCACTAACAACTGTCTGCTCTGCCCCATTTCCTCCCACAGCCTGTGaagtcaaataaaaataaatattaataataacatgGCTCAGCAAATATCTTTTACTCTCATGGGGCATAAAAGTTTTGTCACTCTCCCTTGTGAGTCGTAACTCAAAAATTTATTGCTACTCACCAAAAGACTACTTTCATAAAAGATTACCTTCCTATTTATATCACAGTAAATGTTAACCCGTGAGTTAGAACTAATAACCCAACTCAAACTAGAAATATATTCAGCagacgggacaaaatcataaaTAAACTTGGACTCTAAATATAAAGAATAATTTCACAATTTGAGAATCTTAAGAAGAGTTAAGACACCACCAATACATAGCAAGATAAGGGCCAAGAGAGGGGAATAAAGAGTTGAGGACCAGAAAGAAATCTAAAATTGAATTGACTATCTAATCTTATCCACGTTTTATGTTTTCTCATCTACACAACTTTATGATATGCTAAATAATTGTTCTTTATGCCAAATCAGTCGTGCAATAATGAGACATCCAATAACTTTGTAACTTTTGCGATTAGTGTGTAACCTTTCCTAGCAAAATAATATCCACCCACACACATGAATAGGTTGGATTCAGAAAACCAATCGAAGCAGTGATTCAATGTGTCAATGGTCGTAAGACATATTGCAGTCCAAAAAAAAGAGCAGAGAAAGAAGAGTTTGCACCTGTACATGATCTAGGACTCCGTCACCATTAATATCAGCATGTAGGCCACCTTCTTGAAGATGAAGCTGGCGTGATCAATGAATTTTTTTGTTAACATATGGAGAAATTATATACCAAATATCAATACGAGGATGTGTGTGagtgtttgtgtgtgtgtgtgtgtgtgagagagagagagagagagagagagagagagagagagagagagagagagagagagagagagagagagagattaccTTGCAAATAGTGCGGCCAGTAGCCAAATGAACAGCTTCTATTCCTTCCTTTAGATGAGCCACAACTACATTGGGGAGCCACCAAAGCTGAGTGTAGTTTGTTATGGTGGGAATATAAGGTAATGGCTGcaaaaataaatgaaacaaTGTAAGGAAAGGTGCACGAGAACCAAAACTGAAAACAGCCATTGTTGACATCCAGACAAATCTGacctttttaaattttgaggaCCCAGCACGCTCTGTAACTTTCCCAATTAAGTTTGGGATTTTCTTTGTTGAGTCCTTCCCTGGTGGATTCTTTTCCTCAGGCTTGTTGAAAGGTAAGGTGAGTGATTTTCCAGGTGTTTTCTTCAAGGCTTTCCTTTTATGCCGCCTGAAATGTGCTAGTTTTAACATAGTATCCTCTCTTCTATCCTGATAATATAAAGTGGCATATAAAAAATCATCACCATcaaagaaataaaatttaatgaaaaAGAAAGGCAAAAGAAGATGAAAGTTAGTATGAATACTCATTATCATACCCAATGATGTGGCATGACTCCAAGAATTGATTCTCTGAATTCCCTGCATTCATGCTACAAcacaacaaaaaacaaaaggGGGAAAATTAGCTCATATTAAGAAATCAAAATTATAGCAAAATTATGTTAGGAGAAAAGCAATAGCAGTATGCATGCATGTCAGAGCGAGTTATGTGTTCAAATGTTCTCACTTCTCAGGAATTATTTACGGTAATTTTTCTTCATAAGCACACTTCAAAGTTTCAAACATTATTTGCAAGGCATAAAAGATCATACTAGGGAAGAAAAAACTGAAGTTATTATTATGCATCAAATATAAGGAATTATTTAGTAAGGAAAAAACAGTTGTACATGGATTACCTCTCCTGGACGACGACTGTTTAATGCCTGAACATCAAGCTTGTAGTTATGCTGAGGAATCAACTGTGATGCGTCTGAAGAATGACCTTCAACATTCTAAACAAAAGAATTATGACATTTGTTAGCAGTGTCAGCACCTTAACTATATGCTAGCCAATGTTGGAACAACTCCATATTTATGctcattattcaaaatttaaatgctAAAAGCTTTAAACCAAAAAAGGAAtagccaaaaataaataaataaataaataaaaattccatTGTCTCACAGATAATTAGTTAAATTTGCATTGACACAATCAACAAGAACACATATAATATCATAGAATAGGTGCAGTTATCAAGTGAGCAAGGTGTAAGCAAAACATGTGAGCTAGGCTAGCTCTTTCTTAAA from Cannabis sativa cultivar Pink pepper isolate KNU-18-1 chromosome 4, ASM2916894v1, whole genome shotgun sequence carries:
- the LOC115712450 gene encoding uncharacterized protein LOC115712450 — protein: MRKRDLAILMLSAFAIFFSLHHEGDFSFREAWMHLSDEYPIKFEGERLPPPIVADLNGDGKREVLLATHDAKIQILEPHSLRVDEGFSNARVIAEVSLLPDKVRVSSGRRAVAMATGVIDRQKPGKVVRQVLVVVTSGWTVMCFDSNLKKLWENNLQEDFPHNAHHREIAISVSNYTLKHGDSGLVIVGGRMEVQPHILLDPFEEMEAEKSSEQRGRSTTEKEGSENPGTADSRHFKFYAFAGGSGVIRWRGKNENVEGHSSDASQLIPQHNYKLDVQALNSRRPGEHECREFRESILGVMPHHWDRREDTMLKLAHFRRHKRKALKKTPGKSLTLPFNKPEEKNPPGKDSTKKIPNLIGKVTERAGSSKFKKPLPYIPTITNYTQLWWLPNVVVAHLKEGIEAVHLATGRTICKLHLQEGGLHADINGDGVLDHVQAVGGNGAEQTVVSGSMEVLRPCWAVATSGVPVREQLFNASICHHSPFNLFQHAEFSRHIGRNQDLASLEVATPILIPRDDGHRHRKGSHGDVVFLTNRGEVTSYAPGLHGHGADWQWHLSTAATWSNLPSPSGMMEAGTVIPTLKAFSLRVHDNRQVILAGGEQEAVVISPGGSILASIDLPAPPTHAIVCDDFSNDGLTDLILVTSTGVYGFVQTRQPGALFFSTLVGCLILVMGVIFVTQHLNSGKGKPRASSGSR